TATTTAATTAAAGTGCCTTAGAAATCACCTACATGTTATCTACTATATGTGCTACCTagaactaatatatatatatatatatatatatatataattgtattttaAAGTTTTAAGATAGTTTCAACAATACTTTTTTGGACTTTTGGAACAAGTATTTGTAAACTTGTACAATTTGTAAAGAATTGTAAACTTTCAACCATAAAATAAGGCATGGCCTAAATCAGCAAATGAGTTTAGGCATATAAGGCATTTcccttattaataatatttttgttcTCCAATTACACAGTTCCTCGCCCTTCATCACCCGGTAAGTTTAAATGATCCAATACAAACACATAGGCCCGTCACGGGcatcttttctccttttttcatttacactgttcaaCTCTTGATCATTATCTTGGTAATAGGCTAATGAGGGAAAAACActatgtccgaatgtttgtgttaaaatgtaatcttattttttaaaactaaaTAACACCCCCACACAATGGGCAAGAACTGGAGTAAGGTTGGAGTCAGTTGGCACTGTGGCACTGGCAACTCTGGGTAGGGTTCAGATTCTCTGCCCGACCCGACAGAGCCCGAGGAAAGTGGTGGGAAAGTGCGGGTTGGGCATCGGGTCGGGCAGAGAATCTGAACTCTACCCAGGGCTCAAGAAAATGGTCTGTGGCGTTGGCCTACGTTTTTTAATGCTATTCTTTTTATGTTATCTAAAGCTATGGCGTGATCATAATTTAGTGCAGATCACTGTGAAGACCACTGACTGTAGATAAGCGTTTCCTGCTTGACGAGTTTCTGTTTACTTACAATCCCATTCTTCTGTTTCCAATAGAATTTGTCACCGTTTTGGCTGATAAACAAGTCAAGGAAGAAGAAGATGTCACTCTTCGATGTCAGACAAACACAGGAGACGTAACTGTGACATGGGAGAAGAAAGACCAGAAACTGTGCTGTGTGGAGGGCAAACACAGAACAGGAAAAGAAGGCTCAGCGATTTTCTTGGAAATCAAGAAGGTTGAGCTGGGAGATGAAGGGAAATACACTGTAACCATACAGAATTCATCGGGTAGCGCCTCATGCTCTGCCATGGTCATTGTTGGTATGTAGAAATCCTAAAGAACTTATTCACACATTAACAGACGACTCATAgctaaaaaaacattaacaaatAAAATCTTACTGtaataaatgacaaaaagagaatAAAATAATTAGTCAATCATGCATTTCTTACAGAAATCAAAGAATGGAGGACCGTTCAGTGGAATTAAGTCCACCTACACGATCATTTGCTGGGTTtgacatatataaaataattaataatatctttaaaaaatatCGTAATGCTGTGTTTTAAGTTTTCTCAAGTAGAAAGTAGtggttttatctttttttttagtttagaatATTAAGCACAGCCTCTGTAGATAATTAAACGTAAGATTTTGACCATTTCTAAGGCTTTAATTAGCAAACCAGAACTAAGGCTGGTCACCAGCTGTAATTAGGAATGGTCAGCTGAGTCAAGTTTCCAAGCTTTAAAAATCCTCTGACTTTTTAAACTTTGTGCTACAAAAAGATAGCCacaattttttttacttgtggAAAATAGTATTAAGAACGGGCAAttaaggggaactgtggaggtcaaggtgAGATTCGGAAGGCCAAGAAACCTCAGAGAGAAATGCTTGTATGCTGGTCAGACAGGAGAAGCAGAACACCCACACGACGGGCAAGAATTGAGTCAGTTGGCACTGTGGCACTGGAAATACTGCGTAGAGTTTAGAGTTTATTCTCTCAAGAAAAAGTTCTGTGACTTTGACCTACAATTTTTAATGCTATTCTTTTTACGTTATCTAAAGCTATGGCGTGATGATCACCATACGGCAATGACAAATGAGCTCCTTCACCGTCCGCATTACACTTGACCTGCAGTGCTGGTCAAGTCCTGGAATCCTCCAGCCTGCTAAATGCTGCCTCATTTGTAACTTGTGTGCAGCAACCTGAGCACTTGCACCAGCCTATAGCCTGTTTAATGCGTTTTGATTTGACTATAGTTCGTTTGATAGGCTTTCATTGGCCTTTATTATGTAAAGAATATCCGATGTTATCTTGGTTTattttgaatgtaaatgatattattgttgttggtcTATTGCAGTTTAATGATTGTGCAATGCATGGTCTTATTGCTGTTTTTTGCGGGTTTAAATCAGGCACTGGCTCATAATGACAGTTTATGGGGCAGGGCGGGGCAGGGCTGGCTCGGACAGAACATGCACGGGCTCAGGTAGGGTCGGGCTGGATTTTTTGGGCCCAATCTAAGCTCTAACACGGGGGGGTAGAAAAATAGATACCAGAAAATAAAGAAGTATTTAGTATTTGGAATTTAGTATTTAGGTGAACGTTTAAATGCATCCACAGGGGAACACTCAAGAGTATTTCCAATGTGTTTGCTTGGTTTTTAGAAATCATGTTGGTACTATGAACTTGTTTTTTTGTACTGTCTTAGACAAGATCCGATTATCAGCGCCCTAAAGAGCTTTAAAATTAGCAGTGGGGATGTTAAAGAGCTCCGCTTCCTTCTGCATGGACCGGTCGGGGCGGGGAAATCCAGCATCATTAACACTATCAAAACCATCTTTGAAGGACATCAGTACATCAACTGTCTGACCGGTTCAGCATTAACAGGCGAGAGTTTAACCACAAAGGTGAGGACACTCCTGTGTACTTGCTATTCCATTGTGGTGGATGTAGCATAAGTACTATAGAGAACACGGCTGCAGTATCTACAATTGATGGGCTACAGAGTCTACAGCCTTGTAGTGGAGATACATGTGATAAACGTGATGTGCTGAAGACTGAAGGTCTTGAGAAATATATTTTTCTGATATTTGCACTGATCCTGGTGAAATTGTGATGAATACTAGTATATTAAACACCAAAAATCATTTTGTGGCTTAGGCTTGAAGTTAGATCACATTTTAAAACCTGAGGCAGATATTATTAAACTCAAagtaaaatatttaatgtaaGCGGTATTTCAAACATATGTTCCCAATATTAGATGTATGCTTTAGGCtgaaatgtttttattagtATGAttgttaattttttattatgtatgtTTGGGTATttctttacttggatggtccattatcgatgcctcgtagatgctcacctgacatttaaCTGAAAATGTATACAACTGAAATCTACAGTCAATGTAACCCTGACagtaaccctaacctaaccttaaccttaaccttaaccctaaccttaactttaaccttaaccttaaccttaaccttaaccttaaccctaaccttaaccttagccTTAGCCTtagccttaaccttaaccttaaccctaaccctaaccctaacctaaccttaaccctaaccttaaccctaaccttaaccttaaccttaaccttaaccctaaccttaaccttaaccctaaccttaaccttaaccttaaattaGCCATAAATactaggattagggttaggtttagagttaggtttaggattagagttagggttaggattagggttagggttaggattaggattagggttagggttaggattagagtaaggattagggttaaggtaagaattagagttagggttagggttagagttagggttagggttagggttgggattagggttaggattagggttagggttagggttagggttaggattagagttagggttagagttagagttagagttagggttaggataagagttagggttaggattaggattaggattagggttagggttagggttaggttagggttaggattagggttagggttaggttagggttaggattagagttcaGAGGCATTAAAATAAGAGTTCAGTTAGTTGAaggtcaggtgagcatctatgaggcatctGCAATATACCATCTAAAGTGATACTAGTAAAGTAAAGTGATACTtagatcatcatcattattattatcattattattattattattattattattatttgcagtTTGAGAAGTTCAATGTTGGAGATGTACCTTTCACCTTCTATGACGTGATGGGCCTGGAAAAGGGGGGGTCCAAAGGGGTGCACCctgatgacatcatcagtgCTTTAAAAGGCCACGTACCCAACAATTATGAAGTaagatcaacacacacacacactcacacacaaacacacacacacaataatacaGTCAGCCCTGGCTTGTTCATGttgtttcagtattttttttctctcccatgTTTAGTTTAAAGCTTGCGCCCCAATCGATAAAGACAACAGACACTACATCCTGGACCCCACTCTGAACGATAAGATTCACTGTCTAGTGAGCGTCATTCCAGCAGACACAATTAGTAGAATGGACGATGAAGTCATTCAGAAAATGAGGAACATCAGAGTAGCGGCTAGTGAATTAAGTAAGTATCTTTCACTGATTAAACAAgtgaaacaaaaataataataataataataaataattaaatgtaaaaaaacatattaaatgtaaattagTTTTAGTGCTTATTATTAAGTAAAGACTGCACTTGTAAATAAGCTGTTTTTGATGAGTTGGGAGTAAAGCTTGGGTTGGAGTTTTCACTGGAAGGTCCCATTTCTTCTTGCTGAACATTcctgccagaaaataaaagctttaaGAAAGTTTCTCTGCTGC
The genomic region above belongs to Salminus brasiliensis chromosome 8, fSalBra1.hap2, whole genome shotgun sequence and contains:
- the LOC140561500 gene encoding interferon-induced protein 44-like, giving the protein MGKNWKFVTVLADKQVKEEEDVTLRCQTNTGDVTVTWEKKDQKLCCVEGKHRTGKEGSAIFLEIKKVELGDEGKYTALAHNDSLWGRAGQGWLGQNMHGLRQDPIISALKSFKISSGDVKELRFLLHGPVGAGKSSIINTIKTIFEGHQYINCLTGSALTGESLTTKFEKFNVGDVPFTFYDVMGLEKGGSKGVHPDDIISALKGHVPNNYEFKACAPIDKDNRHYILDPTLNDKIHCLVSVIPADTISRMDDEVIQKMRNIRVAASELRIPQVVFLTTVDQSCPMTKKDMTKLYQSRKIKQKVDECRNKLGVAPNCIFPVKNYHEETKPNEQLNCLMLEAFTQIVHSADDFVKRNSSQQETVE